Proteins from a single region of Flavobacterium sp. K5-23:
- a CDS encoding pseudouridine synthase has translation MLEILYQDEYIIAINKPSGLLVHKSFYARDAKVFAIQELRNQIGGRHVYPIHRLDRKTSGVLLFALNKDVLKIMNDRFATREVEKKYLAILRGWSPEELTIDYDLTNDDGIIQNAITYFHRLQSTEIELEFNNQPTSRYCLVEAIPETGRMHQLRKHFKHIFHPILGSRPHGCNKQNKLWLENFEMKGMMLHAHQLIFNHPITNEQLILNAKINEEFSRVSTILNLDMNKYE, from the coding sequence ATGTTAGAAATTCTTTACCAAGACGAATATATTATAGCAATTAATAAACCAAGTGGATTGCTAGTCCACAAATCATTTTACGCGCGCGATGCAAAAGTTTTTGCTATTCAAGAATTGCGAAATCAAATAGGAGGGCGACACGTTTATCCTATTCATCGGTTAGATCGAAAAACATCTGGTGTCTTGTTATTTGCGTTGAATAAAGATGTTTTAAAAATTATGAATGATCGTTTTGCCACACGCGAAGTGGAAAAAAAATACTTAGCAATTTTACGTGGTTGGTCACCTGAAGAACTAACGATTGATTATGATTTAACCAATGATGATGGTATTATACAAAATGCAATAACCTACTTTCATCGATTGCAAAGTACCGAAATTGAGTTAGAATTTAACAATCAACCAACGTCACGATATTGTTTGGTAGAAGCGATTCCTGAAACTGGACGTATGCATCAATTACGAAAACATTTCAAACATATTTTTCATCCCATTTTAGGAAGTCGTCCACATGGTTGTAACAAACAAAATAAATTATGGTTGGAGAATTTTGAAATGAAAGGAATGATGCTTCATGCACATCAGTTAATTTTTAATCATCCAATAACAAATGAACAACTTATCTTGAATGCAAAGATTAATGAAGAGTTTAGCAGAGTAAGTACTATTCTTAATCTAGATATGAATAAGTACGAATAG